From Musa acuminata AAA Group cultivar baxijiao chromosome BXJ3-8, Cavendish_Baxijiao_AAA, whole genome shotgun sequence, one genomic window encodes:
- the LOC103994438 gene encoding protein S-acyltransferase 10 isoform X1, with translation MAAAGVCRSSAREDLEKLSDRCSRLCPDLCDRASSSSWGLKAAMVLLHVTFVGVIFLFDANLIRKTREEPWFTAVYLVVFVATLVQYFLTSGSSPGYVIDAMRAGNGSNTTYMKSPILKQSNSRNENIISSSTQNQLERQSSYSTSFWSKLVMDLYPPGSAIRNWTCTYCNIIQPPRAKHCHDCDKCVLQFDHHCVWLGTCIGQGNHCRFWWYIFEETILCVWTVVLYITFLHSEIVKAWWKDFIAIVLLALLLFCLIFLLLLLVFHSYLALTNQTTYEMVRRRRILYLRGIPEKVHPFSRGISKNLYTFCCPRGSRYTLEAIPRMEELEERARPYTCIDIISCRCC, from the exons ATGGCGGCCGCCGGCGTCTGCCGCTCCTCCGCCCGCGAGGACCTCGAGAAGCTGTCCGACCGCTGCTCCCGTCTCTGCCCCGACCTCTGCGATCGTG CGAGTAGCTCCTCGTGGGGATTGAAGGCGGCGATGGTTCTGCTTCATGTGACGTTCGTGGGCGTTATCTTCCTTTTCGATGCCAATTTGATACGCAAGACTAGGGAGGAGCCATG GTTTACTGCAGTGTACTTGGTGGTTTTTGTAGCTACATTAGTTCAGTATTTCTTAACATCAGGCTCATCTCCAGG GTATGTTATTGATGCAATGAGGGCAGGAAATGGATCAAATACTACTTACATGAAATCACCAATTTTAAA ACAGTCCAATTCAAGGAATGAGAACATAATTTCTTCTTCGACCCAGAACCAATTAGAAAGACAAAGTTCGTACTCGACTTCTTTCTGGTCGAAGCTAGTTATGGACCTCTACCCTCCTGGATCAGCAATCAG GAACTGGACTTGCACTTACTGTAATATCATTCAG CCTCCACGGGCAAAGCACTGCCATGATTGTGACAAATGTGTCCTTCAATTTGATCATCACTGTGTTTGGCTAGGAACTTGCATCGGGCAAGGAAATCATTGCCGATTTTG GTGGTATATTTTCGAAGAGACGATCCTTTGTGTCTGGACTGTTGTATTGTACATCACATTCTTGCATTCAGAAATTGTGAAGGCTTG GTGGAAGGATTTCATTGCAATAGTACTATTAGCTTTGTTGTTGTTTTGCCTCATCTTTCTGCTTCTGCTGCTTGTATTCCACAG TTACTTAGCATTAACAAATCAGACTACTTATGAAATGGTGAGAAGGCGTCGCATATTGTACCTAAG GGGAATTCCAGAAAAGGTTCATCCATTTAGCAGGGGCATCTCCAAAAACTTGTACACCTTTTGTTGCCCCAGGGGCAGCAGATACACTCTGGAAGCTATCCCAAGAATGGAGGAACTCGAAGAAAGAGCAAGACCTTACACCTGTATCGACATTATTTCTTGTAGGTGTTGTTGA
- the LOC103994438 gene encoding protein S-acyltransferase 10 isoform X2, which produces MVYCSVLGGFCSYISSVFLNIRLISRVNMHKLIMYVIDAMRAGNGSNTTYMKSPILKQSNSRNENIISSSTQNQLERQSSYSTSFWSKLVMDLYPPGSAIRNWTCTYCNIIQPPRAKHCHDCDKCVLQFDHHCVWLGTCIGQGNHCRFWWYIFEETILCVWTVVLYITFLHSEIVKACLFCLDFGMLTISAWADLIRWKDFIAIVLLALLLFCLIFLLLLLVFHSYLALTNQTTYEMVRRRRILYLRGIPEKVHPFSRGISKNLYTFCCPRGSRYTLEAIPRMEELEERARPYTCIDIISCRCC; this is translated from the exons ATG GTTTACTGCAGTGTACTTGGTGGTTTTTGTAGCTACATTAGTTCAGTATTTCTTAACATCAGGCTCATCTCCAGGGTAAACATGCACAAGCTCATCAT GTATGTTATTGATGCAATGAGGGCAGGAAATGGATCAAATACTACTTACATGAAATCACCAATTTTAAA ACAGTCCAATTCAAGGAATGAGAACATAATTTCTTCTTCGACCCAGAACCAATTAGAAAGACAAAGTTCGTACTCGACTTCTTTCTGGTCGAAGCTAGTTATGGACCTCTACCCTCCTGGATCAGCAATCAG GAACTGGACTTGCACTTACTGTAATATCATTCAG CCTCCACGGGCAAAGCACTGCCATGATTGTGACAAATGTGTCCTTCAATTTGATCATCACTGTGTTTGGCTAGGAACTTGCATCGGGCAAGGAAATCATTGCCGATTTTG GTGGTATATTTTCGAAGAGACGATCCTTTGTGTCTGGACTGTTGTATTGTACATCACATTCTTGCATTCAGAAATTGTGAAGGCTTG TCTCTTCTGTTTGGACTTTGGGATGCTGACCATATCTGCTTGGGCTGACCTTATCAGGTGGAAGGATTTCATTGCAATAGTACTATTAGCTTTGTTGTTGTTTTGCCTCATCTTTCTGCTTCTGCTGCTTGTATTCCACAG TTACTTAGCATTAACAAATCAGACTACTTATGAAATGGTGAGAAGGCGTCGCATATTGTACCTAAG GGGAATTCCAGAAAAGGTTCATCCATTTAGCAGGGGCATCTCCAAAAACTTGTACACCTTTTGTTGCCCCAGGGGCAGCAGATACACTCTGGAAGCTATCCCAAGAATGGAGGAACTCGAAGAAAGAGCAAGACCTTACACCTGTATCGACATTATTTCTTGTAGGTGTTGTTGA
- the LOC135645453 gene encoding uncharacterized protein LOC135645453, which produces MHAKTDSEVTSLAASSPPRSPPRRPIYYVMSPTHSHHDVDRVSLGGSSPGASPLHPHYHHPHHHRYASSPIHHSRESSTTRLSASLKYTSSSWRKLHNHTEGHHPDGAASSGCSDSDVEDDGPIPVRCYVAWFVLGFILLFTLFSLILWGASKSYKPDIFVKGVVFRSYDIHAGTDLTGVPTKMLSINSTVRIAFRNPATFFGVHVSSTPLEIYFSDLKIATGYMKEFYQSRKSGRTVAVAVGGSQVPLYGGGTGLRSRTEDGGAPAVVPLELSFTIRARAYVLGHLVRSKFYRHVRCSLSLREDRLDKPLRLAHACDYHD; this is translated from the exons ATGCACGCGAAGACGGACTCGGAGGTGACGAGCCTGGCGGCTTCGTCGCCGCCGAGGTCGCCGCCGCGCCGGCCCATCTACTACGTTATGAGCCCCACCCACTCCCACCACGACGTCGACAGGGTGTCCCTCGGCGGCTCTTCCCCCGGTGCCTCCCCTCTCCACCCCCACTACCACCACCCGCACCACCACCGCTACGCTAGCTCCCCCATCCACCACTCGCGTGAGTCCTCCACCACCCGCCTCTCCGCCTCCCTTAAGTACACCTCCTCCTCCTGGCGCAAGCTCCACAACCACACCGAGGGCCACCACCCCGACGGCGCCGCCTCGTCCGGCTGCTCCGACTCCGACGTCGAGGACGACGGCCCCATTCCCGTCCGCTGCTATGTCGCCTGGTTCGTCTTGGGGTTCATCCTCCTCTTCACCCTCTTCTCCCTCATCCTATGGGGCGCCAGCAAGTCCTACAAGCCCGACATCTTCGTCAAG GGCGTGGTGTTCCGCAGCTACGACATCCACGCGGGGACGGACCTCACGGGCGTTCCCACCAAGATGCTCTCCATCAACTCCACGGTCAGGATCGCGTTTCGCAACCCCGCGACGTTCTTCGGCGTCCACGTCTCCTCCACGCCCCTGGAGATCTACTTCTCCGACCTCAAGATCGCCACCGGATAC ATGAAGGAGTTCTACCAGTCCCGGAAGAGCGGGCGCACGGTGGCGGTGGCCGTGGGCGGGAGCCAGGTGCCGCTCTACGGTGGGGGCACGGGACTCAGGAGCCGGACCGAGGACGGCGGCGCTCCGGCGGTGGTGCCGCTCGAGCTGTCCTTCACGATCCGGGCCCGGGCTTACGTCCTCGGCCACCTGGTCAGGTCCAAGTTCTACCGACACGTCCGGTGCTCGCTGTCCCTGCGCGAGGACCGGCTCGACAAGCCCCTCCGCCTCGCCCACGCCTGCGACTACCACGACTGA
- the LOC135645452 gene encoding probable signal recognition particle 43 kDa protein, chloroplastic produces MHARSRMETLLRTPSLSRLKLPPKPLLTLPPSAPVPASSFSLRPHGLRVRFSASPDQLPAPPLRPREQRGDEDYGEVNRIVGSRTVRSPVFGDDGSVSAATATEYLIEWKDGHDPSWVPASAVAADVVAEYETPWWTAAKKADAAALSALLSDPSAARDPDAEDPDGRTALHFAAGLGSEECVRLLAEAGADVDHPERAGGGLTPLHVAAGYGQPAAARALLAAGADPGALDGRGRTPLELAREVLAATPPTVIGRRVGLEATAAELEAAVYEWAEVGRILEGRGKGKRREYLVEWRDGGEREWVRSAWVAEDLVADFEAGLEYGVAEAVVGQREVAEGGVREYLVKWVDIEEATWEPEENVDPELVEEFERRQALGGVVTSVPTSAQGEGSGAAAKESTVMG; encoded by the coding sequence ATGCACGCTCGCTCTCGAATGGAGACTCTGCTCAGAACCCCATCTCTATCCCGCTTGAAGCTGCCGCCGAAGCCCCTCCTCACCCTCCCTCCGTCTGCGCCCGTCCccgcttcttccttctccctccgacCCCACGGCCTCCGCGTCCGCTTCTCCGCCTCCCCCGACCAGCTGCCAGCTCCTCCGTTGCGGCCTCGAGAGCAGCGAGGCGACGAGGACTACGGCGAGGTCAACCGGATCGTCGGCAGCCGCACTGTCCGGTCCCCTGTCTTCGGTGACGACGGCTCCGTTTCGGCGGCCACCGCCACCGAGTACCTGATCGAGTGGAAGGACGGCCACGACCCGTCCTGGGTTCCGGCCTCCGCTGTCGCCGCCGACGTTGTGGCGGAATACGAGACCCCCTGGTGGACCGCCGCCAAGAAGGCCGACGCCGCCGCCCTCTCCGCCCTTCTCTCCGACCCGTCCGCCGCCCGGGACCCCGACGCGGAGGACCCCGACGGCCGCACGGCGCTGCACTTCGCGGCGGGCCTGGGCTCGGAGGAGTGCGTCCGCCTGCTCGCGGAGGCCGGGGCGGACGTTGACCACCCGGAGCGGGCCGGCGGGGGACTGACCCCGCTACACGTCGCGGCCGGGTACGGGCAACCGGCGGCAGCGCGGGCGCTGCTGGCGGCCGGGGCGGACCCGGGAGCGTTGGACGGGAGGGGGCGGACCCCGCTGGAGCTGGCGCGGGAGGTGCTGGCCGCGACGCCGCCCACGGTGATCGGGCGGCGGGTGGGACTTGAGGCGACGGCGGCGGAGTTGGAGGCGGCTGTGTACGAGTGGGCGGAGGTGGGGAGGATCCTGGAGGGAAGGGGTAAAGGTAAGAGGAGGGAATACCTGGTGGAGTGGAGGGACGGTGGGGAAAGGGAGTGGGTGAGGTCGGCGTGGGTGGCGGAGGACCTGGTGGCGGACTTCGAAGCGGGGCTGGAGTACGGGGTGGCGGAGGCGGTGGTGGGGCAGCGGGAAGTGGCTGAGGGCGGAGTCCGGGAGTACCTGGTGAAGTGGGTGGACATCGAGGAGGCTACATGGGAGCCGGAGGAGAACGTCGACCCGGAGCTGGTGGAGGAATTCGAGCGGAGGCAGGCGCTAGGCGGGGTAGTGACGTCCGTGCCGACGTCGGCGCAGGGAGAGGGAAGCGGGGCGGCGGCGAAAGAGAGCACTGTGATGGGGTGA